One Maribacter sp. HTCC2170 genomic window, CAACATATCGAAAAGCTCCGGCCTTTGATTCTTCTCATCCCATTGTCCAAAATCATCCCGCACTGAAAACACGCGTTCCTTGGCTCTGGCCTTTTCTTCATCACGCCGTGCTCCACCAATGCAAGCATCAAACTTGAACTCTTCAATAGCATCTAAAAGGGTGGTTGTTTGTAAAGAATTTCTGCTCGAATATCGCCCAGATTCTTCTTTAACCTTTCCTTGGTCTATAGAATCCTGAACATTCCTCACAATTAATTCCAACCCTAATTCTTCAACCAATCTATCCCTAAATTCGATTGTCTCTGGAAAGTTATGTCCAGTATCAATGTGCATTAATGGAAAGGGAATCTTTGCTGGATAAAAAGCTTTTTGAGCCAATCTTACCAAAGTTATTGAGTCTTTTCCTCCTGAAAACAATAAAACCGGCTTTTCAAATTGGGCGGCTACCTCTCTCATTATATAAATCGCCTCGTTTTCTAGCGCGTTAATATTTGAAGTATCTTTCATTTATGCTGTACTTAATCAATGTTATTATATATGTAAACCACATTCGCGATTTTCAAGAACCTTAGTTGGGTCAAAATATTTGTGCTCATTGGGTAAACTTCTTTTTTTAAGATATGAGTCCAGTTGCCCATCGCTCCAATGGTAAAAAGGACTCACCTTTAAAACTCCATCTTTGCTTAAACTCAAAATATCAAGTGAATCGCGATGTGCAGTCTGACCCTTTCTCAAGTTCGTAAACCAAACGTCAGGTTTAATCTCTTCCATTGCCCTTCTAAAAGGTTCCAACTTCACTTGCTCAGTGAACTCGCCATGTTTTGGGTCATCAATTCCTGGCATACCAAGTACAATATCTCTATGGGAAGATGTCTGTCTAGGCACATACAACTTTACATTTAGTCCTAAAATCTCGATAAGCTCTTCAGCATGCCTATATGTTTGGGGGGTGTTATAACCAGTATCACACCAAACAACAGGAATATTTTTCCTCACCTGGGTAACTGCATTTAATATAGCTACTTCGTATGGCCTAAAATTGGTGGTTACAACAGCATTCTTAGCGTACTTCACAGCCCAAGAAATGATTTCCTCTGGTGGTATACCCTTGAATTGAATATTCAGCTTTTTAATCTGATGTTCCGAAAATTCCATTTGAATTGATTTTAAAATTTCTATTTGCTATTTGCTATTTGCCCCAGTTAACCAGGTTCCATAAGCGTTCGTGAAAAAAATACAGCACCATTTTAGTCAAAAAATCTATTGATGCAATAGAAGCTGCCAAAGCAATCTTTCCCGTAAGTATGTACGAAATAAGAAGGGTATCCAAAGTGCCGACAACTCTCCAACTGAATGCTTTGGCAATACTACGAATGGGTTTTTCAGATTTCCTGTCCTTTTGAAAATCGGTCTTCTCCTTTTTATTTAAAATCAATTGGTCTGCAATCATGACTATATTTTCTTTTATCCTATGGATTTAATAGAGTATGCAAAAATAGAATTATAATTAATACCTAGACGTTAAATATTATTAAATATTAAATTTACCCTATTGATTTAGTAGATTTATAACAAACTGACCCTATGATTGAAGAATAATCAATTAGTTACTTTGTTTTTTGAATATTAGGAAGAGTATGAGAAATTCAGTGGGAAATTCGTGGTTATACCCCTATTTAATCAAATCAGCAAGGGTATTGTTCCGATAGATTTCCAAGGCGCTATCCCTTACTTGAAGCATTAATTTATGAACCGAGCACGTTTTCTCATCTGGACAATCTTCACACCTTTCATAAAAATTAAGACTAACACAAGGTACCATTGCTATAGGACCCTCAAGAATTCGCATGACATCGGTCATAAGAATATCTTTAGGCTCCTTAATTAGGTAATAACCACCCCCTTTTCCTTTCTTTGAACCAAGAATTCCCGTTTTTCGAAGACTTAACAAGATACTCTCCAAAAACTTTTGGGAAATATTTTCGTTCCTAGCAATTTCAGCAATTTGCACAGGTTGTCTATTTTCCTGTGAGGCAAGAAAAGTTAAAGCCTTTAGGCCATATTTGGTCTTTTTGGATAGCATTTAACGAAGATAGAAAAATTTAATATTTTCATATGAATCCAAACAACATTAAAACTGTTTAACTTAATGCTTGCTCAATATCGCCAATAATATCCTCAATATGTTCCAAGCCAACTGATATTCTAACAGAGCCATCAGTAATCCCAACAGATTGCCTTTCTTCAGCTGAAAGCTTGCTATGTGTTGTCGATGCTGGGTGAGTCACAATACTCCTCGAATCACCTAAATTGGCTGACAAGGACAATAGTTTTATCGAATCGAAAAACTTCCTCCCAGCCTCAAGTCCGCCTTTAACTTCGAAAGCAACAACACAGCCACCAGCTTTCATCTGCCTTTTAGCAATTTCATACTTAGGATGCGACTTTAAAAAAGGATATTTCACCCAGGTTATTTTGTCATGCTGCTCCAGATATTCTGCTAATTTCATTGCATTTTCGCAATGCCTGTCAACCCGGATTGCCAAAGTCTCCAAACTCTTGGATAAAACCCAAGCATTAAAAGGTGATAATGCTGGACCAGTTATTCGAGAAAAACGATAAATCTTGTCAACCAATTCTTTGCTCCCAACTGTAATGCCTGCCAAAACCCTTCCTTGTCCGTCCATAAGTTTAGTGCCAGAGTGAATTACTAAATCTGCACCAAACTTTATGGGTTGCTGCAAATATGGCGATGCAAAGCAATTATCAATAATCAAAATAAGATTATGTTTCTTCGCAATTCTTCCTAGAGCCTCCAAATCAAGTATATCAACTCCTGGATTGGTTGGGGATTCAGCATATATAACCTTTGTCTGGGGTGTTACCATTTTATCAATGGTTTCGAGTTCATCTATCTTAAAAAAGCTATGGGTAATATTCCATTTAGGAAAAAAATTGGTAAACAAACTATGTGTTGAACCAAAAACGCTTCTTGCAGATAATATATGATCCCCACTGCTCAACAAAGCAGCAAATGTTGAAAAAACAGCTGCCATACCAGAAGCAAATGCAAAACCGTCCTCAGCACCTTCCATCTTACATACCTTATCAATAAATTCTGAAGAATTCGGGTTTGAATATCTTGAATAAATATTACGTTCTTTTTCCTCGGCGAAAGACGCTCGCATATCCTCAGCATCTTCAAAGACAAAACTAGAAGTCAAGTACATGGGACTAGAATGCTCCAAATATTGTGACCGCTCTAATTGTGTGCGAATTGCTTCCGTTTCAAATTTTTTACTCTTTCCCATAACTATCCTTTTTCAGCAATACGAAGAATATCCCCAAAAACACCTCTTGCCGTAACAGCCGCACCTGCTCCTGCACCTTGAATTACCAATGGGTGCTCACCATATGACTCAGTATAAATTTCTATAATTGAATCTGAACCTTTTACTTGACCCAGAGCACTTTCTTTTGGCACCGAAATCAATTTTACATCCAATTTACCTTTCTCTTTTCTAAGATCACCATGCAAATCACCCACATATCGCAATACATGACCAGGTTTTTGGTTCTTTTTTAATTGATTGAACTTTTCGTCCAACACTTCTAAATTACCCATAAATTCGTCCACAGTGACATCTTGAAGTATCGTTGGAATCAAATTCTGAATTTTAATATCGAAAAACTCATTACTTAATTCCAACTCCCTTGCCAAGATCAATAATTTACGACCGACATCATTCCCTGATAAATCCTCCCTAGGATCGGGCTCGGTAAACCCTTTATTCATAGCATCCTTAAGAATCGCTGAAAAAGAAGTGTTGACCTCAGAGAACGTATTAAATATATAGCTTAAAGACCCTGAAAACACACCTTTGATCCTCGTAATATTCTCTCCGGACAAATGAAGTAATTTTATTGTATCTATAAGTGGCAACCCCGCCCCAACATTAGTTTCATAGAGGTATTGTTTTTGGTTTTTGACTAATTCATCCCTCAACAATTGATAATAATCAAAACCTAAAGTGTTGGCTATCTTATTGGATGAGACCAAATCAAACCCATTTTCAACAAACTCAAAATAGTTGGCAACAAACTCTTCGCTCGCCGTATTATCAACAGCTATCAAATTTTCAAAATGATGTTTCTTGGCATATGCAAAAACATCTGTCAATTCATAAGCAACACCTTTTTCCTTTATTGTTTTTTTCCAGTTTTTTGGAATTCCTTTTTCATTGAATAGTACTTTCTTAGAATTTGCCACTGCAAAAACGTTTAAATCTATTCCTTTACGTTTTTCAATTGTCTTAGCCGATTTCAAGATTTGATCAACCAATGTACCGCCTACATTGCCGTGCCCAAAAATTACAACATTGACTTTTTTACTTATGCCGAAAATCTGACCGTGCATTACATTCAAAGCCTTGTGCAAATCTGATTTATTGACCACCAAACTCACGTTCTTTCCTGTAACCGTATTATTGAAAAGCAAGGGAACAATCTGATTTTGGATCAATGAATTATAGGGTTTATGGAAAGTACTTAAATCCTGACCCACAATTGAAATTACCGATACATCATCGACCACAGTTATCCTATTGATATCCTTTGATTGAAAATCATGGGCAAATTCCCTTTGGAGTGCGATTTTTGCCTTTTGCGCACTATCTGCATTAACCACCAACCCTATTCCTCGTTCAGAAGAACCTTGCGAAATAATGCTAACACTTATATTGTTATCGCCCAAGGACCTGAATATTCGAGCGTCAATTCCCACCTTTCCTAGGAGTCCACGACCTTCCAAATTGATCAATGCAACATCCTCTATAACAGATAAGGACTTTATACCTTCTTTATTCGTTTTAGCACTGATTAGAGTTCCCTCATTATCACTTTTAAATGTATTTAATATTCGCAGGGGAATATTTTTTTCAATCAGTGGAATAATTGTTTTTGCATGAAGTATAGTTGCACCAAAATTAGCTAGCTCGTTCGCTTCGCTGTATGAAAGTTCTGATATTCGTTTCGCCTCAGCAACATAATCAGGATTAGCAGTAAATATACCATCTACGTGCGTATAATTTTGAAGCTCCTCAGCATCAAGGTAGTTTGCAATCATGGCAGCAGAATAATTACTTCCGTTCCTCCCCAATGTTGTGGTTTCATTTTCTAAGGTCGAAGCTATAAAACCAGTAATCACCGGAACAGCTTCTTCGCCTAATTGGGAAAACTCGCGTAGCACATTTTCTTTTGAAACCGCCTCGATAACATGGGCATCACCAAATGTATCATCAGTTTTAATAAGCTTTCGCGAATCCATCAATCTGGCGTTGATTCCCTTTCCTATTAAGAGTTTGGTAATTAATTTTGCCGAAATCACTTCCCCATAAGATAATACCTGGTCTCTTATTTTGGCACTATAATCCCCAAGCAAGGAAACACCTTCGAATAATTTGAACAACCCTTCAAACTCTGAAGAGAGGTTCACATTTTTAAATGTATGTGTTTGATAGCTCTCGAACTTCTCAAAATCCTTTGAGTAATCTTTTCCTTCAGCAGCTTTTTCCAGTATCGCCTCTAATTGATCAGTAGCTTTTTCCCTCGCCGATAAAACCACTGCAATATTCTCACCTTTCTTAACCTTGTTGGTTATAATGTTCAACACATGACCTAACCCCTCTCCATTGCTAAGCGATTTTCCGCCAAACTTCAAGACTTTTATTCCTTGAGTTTTTCCATTGGTATTAAAAATACCGTTGAGCAGCTTTTGCATTTGTTCAAACTCAATTAAAAATGCATCATGCCCATGAAGCGATTGCACCTCACCATAGGTAACATTACTTTTCGCCTGTGCCAACTGCTTAAAGGTTTCTTTATTTTCCTTGGCCGTAAAAAAGAGATCAGAATCTACACCTACGATATGGATATTGGTATTACTATTTTGAAGATTAACAAAGGCTGATTCCCCATTTCGTGTAATGTCAATAGTTTTCAATAATTGGTTCATTAATTTATAAGCCGAAACTTGAAAACGATCCTTCAATTTCTCGCCATGGTGCATTAACCAACTTTCAACATTGAATACTTGTAGTTCTTCATTCGTACTCCTTTTGAATCGCTCTTTAAAAGACTCTGGAGTGCGATAGCACAACATGGCATGCATACGCGCATCGTGAACAGGTTGTTTAGAATTTACCAAAAACTGCTCCTGAATTTGACAATTGGCAATCAACCAATCTGTAGATTTCCAATCAGATGCAACAGGAATCAAATGAGTCGTCAAATTTGGATTCAAGGCTGCCATTTCCCAAGCAATACCACCTCCCAGTGAGCCTCCTATCATGGCAAAAAGTTTATCAATTTTCAACTCCTTAAGACCCAATAAAAAAATCCTAGCAACATCTCCTGCAACAAAATCCTTGTAATTTTCAATTACAAATCCGTCATAGCCATTCCCAGGAATATTAAAGGCCATAATTGTATATTTATTGGTATCTATACACTTGCCCTCTCCAATTAGGGCAGACCACCATCCTTCAGGCCCTGTTACATTTGAGTTTCCCGTCAAAGCATGATTAACCAATATTATCGGTGCCTCATGCAAGTTTTTTCCAAAAAGTTGATACGATAGTGAGATATCCTGTTCAACCCCGCTGATGGTTTTATAATTCTTTAATTCTAATTGATGTAGCATTATTAACGTACTCTATAATTATTGATATTCTCCTCTACCCAAAGGGCAAAGGAGAATTTGAAATCTATACCAAAATTGATTTGTCAACGGCTTCGAATGCAGACTCTAAATCTGCCTTTAAATCCTCAATATCCTCTAAACCAACTGATAACCTTATTAAATCTTGACCTACACCTGCAGCTTCCTGCTGTTCTGAAGTCAATTGTTGATGTGTTGTACTTGCTGGATGGATAATCAAAGATTTTGTATCCCCAATATTGGCCAATAACGAGAACACCTGCGTTGCATCTGTCACTTGTTTGGCAGCTTCAAAACCGCCTTTAATTCCAAAAGTGACCAATCCACTTTGTCCTTTTGATAAATACTCCTTGGCAAGATCATTATAAGCACTACTCTCCAAACCAGGATAATTAACCCAAGCAACGTCTTGTCGACCTTCCAACCATTTAGCCAGTTCCAAGGCATTTTCACTGTGTTGTTTAATACGAACCGACAGTGTTTCCAACCCTTGAATAATTTGAAAAGCATTATATGGGCTAAGGGCTCCCCCAAAATCGCGAAGGCCTTCCAAAATCAGTTTAAAAGTAAAAGCAGCTGCACCCAGAGCCTCATGGTAAACTAACCCATGATATCCTGCTGAGGGCTCAGTGAATTCAGGAAACTTGCCATTGGACCAATCAAAGGTTCCTGCATCAATTATTGCTCCTCCCAATGAGTTTCCTTGACCCCCAATATATTTTGTTAACGAGTGAATAACCAAATTCGCCCCATGCTCAATTGGATTCAATAAAGCAGGTGTGGCCACTGTATTATCAACAATAAATGGCACTTTAGCCGCTTTTGCTTGAGCAGAAATACCTTTTAGGTCAAGAACATCCAATTTTGGATTCCCTAATGATTCAACAAAAATAGCCCGCGTATTCTCTTGGACAGCACTACCAAAATTCTCAGGATCCGAGGCATCGACAAAAGTTGTTGTGATACCCAGTCTTGGTAAAGTAACATTCAATAGATTAAAAGTCCCACCATAAAGACTGCTCGACGCGACTATATGATCACCAGCCTTCAATAAAGTTAATAACCCTGTAGAAATTGCAGCCGTCCCTGATGCAAAAACAACCGCACCTACACCACCTTCAATGGCAGCCAAACGATCTTGAAGAATTTGATTCGTTGGATTATTAAGACGCGTATAAATAAACCCTAGCTCCTTTAAGGAAAATAAGTTGGCCGCATGATCTGTATCGTTAAAAACGTACGAGGAAGTTTGGTAAATAGGCACTGCTCTTGTACCACCTGTTTGTGTTGTGTCATGCCCAGCATGCAGTGCATTTGTAGAAAATTTTTGATTACCCATGATTTTAATTTGTTTTAGTTGTTAATTAAATAAATCAAAACACCAGCACCATAATTGCGATGAAGCAATATGGAAAATCAAAAAGTTAAAAAGAAAGAGACAATTACATTTTGTAATTCGTTTCGTTATCTGCCGATATGCTGAATTAATTTCAACAGTTGGTAGAATTTAGCACCTTCTTTATTATAGAAACAAAGGGTTGCTAAGGCTTCATAGGGTCTAATCCCTCCACCTTTCTTGATAACAATTCAATATGTGTTTGAACTTTTGAACGACAAATATAAGGCCGCAACTTTGGTTTTTCCTAATCTTTTATGAAAATTATATCTTAAATGCTGCTTTCACCTCATCAACCATATCCAATTTCTCCCATGTGAACAGTTCAACCTCTGTTTCTATTCTGCCATTGTATGGTGATTCAAAAACTTTAGTAATCACCTTAGGCTCTTTACCCATATGACCGTAGGCTGCTGTTTCCAAATAAATTGGGTTTCGCAGCTTTAACCGTTCCTCAATGGCAAAAGGTCGCATATCGAATAATTGGGAGACTATTTCCGCAATTTCTCCATCACTTTTATCAACCTTAGAGGTTCCATACGTGTTTACGAAAATAGAGGTTGGCTCCACTACACCTATTGCATAACTCACCTGCACTAAAACTTCATCCGAAATGCCAGCTGCCACAAGGTTTTTTGCGATATGACGTGCTGCATAGGCTGCACTTCTATCTACCTTGCTTGGGTCTTTGCCACTAAATGCACCGCCACCATGGGCGCCTTTTCCACCATAAGTATCAACAATTATCTTTCTACCTGTAAGACCCGTATCCCCATGAGGTCCACCAATCACAAATTTCCCTGTAGGATTGATATGATATTTTATTTGATCATCAAACAGGGTCTGCATATTCGAAGGCAATTGATTAACGACGAGTGGAATCAGGATTGATATGATATCATCTTTGATTTTGGCCAACATTTTATCATCATTGGCATCAAATTGATCATGTTGAGTAGAAACTACTATAGTATCTATTCGTTGAGGAACATTATCATCAGAATACTCAATGGTCACCTGTGCTTTTGCATCCGGTCTTAAATAAGCTATTTCATTTCCTTCACGTCTCAAGTCTGCCAAGGTCTGCAAAATTCTATGAGAAATATCAAGAGCTAAGGGCATATAATTTTCGGTTTCTTTTGTAGCATAACCAAACATCATTCCTTGGTCCCCTGCACCTTGTTCTTCTTTTGAACCTCTATCAACACCTTGGTTAATGTCCTGTGATTGTTCATGAATCAAAGAAATAACTCCGCATGAATCTCCACTAAACTGGTACTCCCCTTTAGTATAGCCTATCTTATTGATAACATTCCTGGCAATATTCTGAACATCCAGATAGGTATGACTTTTTACTTCTCCGGCCAAAACTACTTGACCAGTTGTCACCAATGTTTCACAAGCCACTTTGCTTTCGGGGTCAAAAGCCAAAAAACTATCCAACAAAGCATCACTGATTTGATCCGCAACTTTGTCCGGATGCCCTTCACTAACAGATTCTGAGGTAAATAAATATGCCATTATTCTATACTATAATTATAGGAAAAAATGAAATGATTGCAGGTGAAGCGTAGTTACTGATATTTTTCAGTAGGTACTGCTTTAGCATTTTATGAAGTTGAGAACTTCGAGGTTGCAATCAGTCAAATCTTTCCTCTTGATGTCGATGGCAAAAGTATGAATTTAGTTTTGTTCTAAAAATGGTTTAACAATAATTTATTGTGCTCTAAAGATTATACTTCACAGTAAAAAGCACATATCGCGGCTGTACAAAATAGGATTGTGTTGCGTAGAATAATTCATTCGTACTATCACTATTCAAAGAATCGGTATCAAGTAAGTTCGTACCCTTTAACCCAAATTCCCATTTACTATCTGCTTTTTGGTAACTTAAATTGGACTCTAAAAAGCCGTAGGTGTTTTTAATTGTATTTTCTTTATCTGTATACTGATAATAATCGTAATCAAGATTGAAAATAAAATTCTTAAAAAGGGGGGTGTCAAACTTTACAAAGGGCCTTTTGGTGTAAAAGGTTGTTTCTAAGTCAGCATTTTTATAATTATTGACCATATATCTGTAACCTAATTCCAAATTTGGGGCATTACTGAAATTAGTCGATAATGAGGTAGTATAACTTTGGGTAAACGAATCTGAAGTTTGCTGCTCCCCTCCTATAAGGTTGTTTGTTGTTGACCATGCAACATTGCCCCGAAAAGAACCTTTTATCTTTCCAAAAGTACGTTCATACCTACCCATTGCCGATAATGATTCATCTTTAAAATTTGAATTTATGGTAGTCCCGACTCTATTGATTCCGACAATTTCTGAACTGTTTTTAAAGGCATCAATCTTTTTAGTGTAAACGATATTCCCAAAAATATTCGTGAAATTGAACATATTGAAACTAAAGAAATTCAGCGACAGATTATGGTTTAAAGCACTTTCCAAATCACGATTGCCCCTATAGATCGAATTATAGGAATTAAGTACATATGCCAGGGCAAATTTATTCACATCGGTAAAAGCACGGGTCATCTGGTAATTGAACCTTAAATTCTCAGATTTTTTGAGTTGCATATTTATATACATATCGGGCAAAAAAGAAGTCAGCTTATCGGTAACCTCTGTATCTGACTGAAGATTTTTTGCTGTGTATGTATGCAATGTGGCCCCAGGATTGAAAGTGAAAATCCCTGTAATAAATTTATAATGAAAACCCATGTACAAATCTGAAACGGAGTATGTAATATCGTTTTCAAAGTCATTACCCGTTAAGGTCAATGCACTGGCATTATCCAATATTTGATAAATGGAGGAATTGAAATTCTGATGGCTTTGAGTGGTACCCAAAGTAAGGTTCAAATTGCTTTTACTTCCTAAAATATGGTAATAATCAATTTTTGCATCCACCTTATTCGTGAATGTCTTTTTTGCTTGATTTAAATCGTACATTTCTTGGTCGGTAACCACAGGAAAAATATCAGAAAAAGCAAACTCCCTTCTTAGAGCTTCATAGAATGGGTCTTCGGCTTGGTACAAATACTGGGCTTCGACAGCAAAAATATTCTTGTCGTTCATTGTATAGTACAGATTCACATTTTGATTTATTGATGTAGGTTTTTGCTTTTTCTCTTCAACTATTTCATCTACAATATCAGATACTGAAAGCACATCTATTGTTTCAAAATCATCTGATTGTTTCAAAAACAAATCGTAATCCATTTGAAAATCATCATTGGGTTTAAATCTTGTACTTAACTTAGCCAACCCTAAATGAACGGTTTGATCAGTTTTAGTAGAAGCCTCTTCTATTTCATTACTGGAAATGAAGGTTGTACTTTTTTGGGTTTCCATTAATGTCCCAGTATAGGAATAAATACCAAAACCACTTAAATCCCAGGCTTTATTTGGAGAATAACTCACATTTACCGCAGCAAATTTAGTTTCAAGGTCTTTGGCCCTATTATTCTGCATTGTTGAAAGCCCCAATGCATCTGAACCTGTACCAATACTACTTCCCCCACGAGAGTTCAAATTTCTAAAGCCGCCAGTAAAATTTCTGTAATCGCGTCGAGTAAAAGGCACTTCGCCCACATTATTCATATCTGTTATGATATTGATACTGCCCTTAGGCGAGTAATAAAATAGTTTAGGGTGTGCCAGATATCGGGCTTCTGGACCATATCCTGCCG contains:
- the cysD gene encoding sulfate adenylyltransferase subunit CysD, with product MKDTSNINALENEAIYIMREVAAQFEKPVLLFSGGKDSITLVRLAQKAFYPAKIPFPLMHIDTGHNFPETIEFRDRLVEELGLELIVRNVQDSIDQGKVKEESGRYSSRNSLQTTTLLDAIEEFKFDACIGGARRDEEKARAKERVFSVRDDFGQWDEKNQRPELFDMLNGQIELGQNVRVFPISNWTELDVWSYIEKEEIEIPSIYFAHKRKIFLRDGLIWSHSDYVFQEDHEEVLEKMVRFRTVGDMSCTAAVFSEAADIASVVQEIRESTISERGARIDDKRSEAAMEKRKQQGYF
- a CDS encoding phosphoadenosine phosphosulfate reductase family protein — protein: MEFSEHQIKKLNIQFKGIPPEEIISWAVKYAKNAVVTTNFRPYEVAILNAVTQVRKNIPVVWCDTGYNTPQTYRHAEELIEILGLNVKLYVPRQTSSHRDIVLGMPGIDDPKHGEFTEQVKLEPFRRAMEEIKPDVWFTNLRKGQTAHRDSLDILSLSKDGVLKVSPFYHWSDGQLDSYLKKRSLPNEHKYFDPTKVLENRECGLHI
- a CDS encoding DUF2061 domain-containing protein, whose translation is MIADQLILNKKEKTDFQKDRKSEKPIRSIAKAFSWRVVGTLDTLLISYILTGKIALAASIASIDFLTKMVLYFFHERLWNLVNWGK
- a CDS encoding RrF2 family transcriptional regulator, giving the protein MLSKKTKYGLKALTFLASQENRQPVQIAEIARNENISQKFLESILLSLRKTGILGSKKGKGGGYYLIKEPKDILMTDVMRILEGPIAMVPCVSLNFYERCEDCPDEKTCSVHKLMLQVRDSALEIYRNNTLADLIK
- a CDS encoding trans-sulfuration enzyme family protein translates to MGKSKKFETEAIRTQLERSQYLEHSSPMYLTSSFVFEDAEDMRASFAEEKERNIYSRYSNPNSSEFIDKVCKMEGAEDGFAFASGMAAVFSTFAALLSSGDHILSARSVFGSTHSLFTNFFPKWNITHSFFKIDELETIDKMVTPQTKVIYAESPTNPGVDILDLEALGRIAKKHNLILIIDNCFASPYLQQPIKFGADLVIHSGTKLMDGQGRVLAGITVGSKELVDKIYRFSRITGPALSPFNAWVLSKSLETLAIRVDRHCENAMKLAEYLEQHDKITWVKYPFLKSHPKYEIAKRQMKAGGCVVAFEVKGGLEAGRKFFDSIKLLSLSANLGDSRSIVTHPASTTHSKLSAEERQSVGITDGSVRISVGLEHIEDIIGDIEQALS
- the thrA gene encoding bifunctional aspartate kinase/homoserine dehydrogenase I encodes the protein MLHQLELKNYKTISGVEQDISLSYQLFGKNLHEAPIILVNHALTGNSNVTGPEGWWSALIGEGKCIDTNKYTIMAFNIPGNGYDGFVIENYKDFVAGDVARIFLLGLKELKIDKLFAMIGGSLGGGIAWEMAALNPNLTTHLIPVASDWKSTDWLIANCQIQEQFLVNSKQPVHDARMHAMLCYRTPESFKERFKRSTNEELQVFNVESWLMHHGEKLKDRFQVSAYKLMNQLLKTIDITRNGESAFVNLQNSNTNIHIVGVDSDLFFTAKENKETFKQLAQAKSNVTYGEVQSLHGHDAFLIEFEQMQKLLNGIFNTNGKTQGIKVLKFGGKSLSNGEGLGHVLNIITNKVKKGENIAVVLSAREKATDQLEAILEKAAEGKDYSKDFEKFESYQTHTFKNVNLSSEFEGLFKLFEGVSLLGDYSAKIRDQVLSYGEVISAKLITKLLIGKGINARLMDSRKLIKTDDTFGDAHVIEAVSKENVLREFSQLGEEAVPVITGFIASTLENETTTLGRNGSNYSAAMIANYLDAEELQNYTHVDGIFTANPDYVAEAKRISELSYSEANELANFGATILHAKTIIPLIEKNIPLRILNTFKSDNEGTLISAKTNKEGIKSLSVIEDVALINLEGRGLLGKVGIDARIFRSLGDNNISVSIISQGSSERGIGLVVNADSAQKAKIALQREFAHDFQSKDINRITVVDDVSVISIVGQDLSTFHKPYNSLIQNQIVPLLFNNTVTGKNVSLVVNKSDLHKALNVMHGQIFGISKKVNVVIFGHGNVGGTLVDQILKSAKTIEKRKGIDLNVFAVANSKKVLFNEKGIPKNWKKTIKEKGVAYELTDVFAYAKKHHFENLIAVDNTASEEFVANYFEFVENGFDLVSSNKIANTLGFDYYQLLRDELVKNQKQYLYETNVGAGLPLIDTIKLLHLSGENITRIKGVFSGSLSYIFNTFSEVNTSFSAILKDAMNKGFTEPDPREDLSGNDVGRKLLILARELELSNEFFDIKIQNLIPTILQDVTVDEFMGNLEVLDEKFNQLKKNQKPGHVLRYVGDLHGDLRKEKGKLDVKLISVPKESALGQVKGSDSIIEIYTESYGEHPLVIQGAGAGAAVTARGVFGDILRIAEKG
- a CDS encoding O-acetylhomoserine aminocarboxypropyltransferase/cysteine synthase family protein, encoding MGNQKFSTNALHAGHDTTQTGGTRAVPIYQTSSYVFNDTDHAANLFSLKELGFIYTRLNNPTNQILQDRLAAIEGGVGAVVFASGTAAISTGLLTLLKAGDHIVASSSLYGGTFNLLNVTLPRLGITTTFVDASDPENFGSAVQENTRAIFVESLGNPKLDVLDLKGISAQAKAAKVPFIVDNTVATPALLNPIEHGANLVIHSLTKYIGGQGNSLGGAIIDAGTFDWSNGKFPEFTEPSAGYHGLVYHEALGAAAFTFKLILEGLRDFGGALSPYNAFQIIQGLETLSVRIKQHSENALELAKWLEGRQDVAWVNYPGLESSAYNDLAKEYLSKGQSGLVTFGIKGGFEAAKQVTDATQVFSLLANIGDTKSLIIHPASTTHQQLTSEQQEAAGVGQDLIRLSVGLEDIEDLKADLESAFEAVDKSILV
- the metK gene encoding methionine adenosyltransferase; protein product: MAYLFTSESVSEGHPDKVADQISDALLDSFLAFDPESKVACETLVTTGQVVLAGEVKSHTYLDVQNIARNVINKIGYTKGEYQFSGDSCGVISLIHEQSQDINQGVDRGSKEEQGAGDQGMMFGYATKETENYMPLALDISHRILQTLADLRREGNEIAYLRPDAKAQVTIEYSDDNVPQRIDTIVVSTQHDQFDANDDKMLAKIKDDIISILIPLVVNQLPSNMQTLFDDQIKYHINPTGKFVIGGPHGDTGLTGRKIIVDTYGGKGAHGGGAFSGKDPSKVDRSAAYAARHIAKNLVAAGISDEVLVQVSYAIGVVEPTSIFVNTYGTSKVDKSDGEIAEIVSQLFDMRPFAIEERLKLRNPIYLETAAYGHMGKEPKVITKVFESPYNGRIETEVELFTWEKLDMVDEVKAAFKI